The genomic stretch CAGATCCATTTGGAAAAGAGAAACTAACTGTAGAAGCTCTGCTACTCCAGTGGACAGAGGATGAAGAACCTGAAATTGAAGTACAGAAGAGACCAGATGTGCCATGCTTTGACAAAGCGGTTATTGATGAAACCAGTTCTATATTCCAACCTATCACAGCTGTGCCTGTACAAAGTTCTTTGCCCCTAGAGTCAGACACAGTAATTGTGGAAATTGGAACAGCAAAATCTCCTAATCTGACTGAAGTGACACAGTCAAATTCAAATGATGGGGAAACACCACAAGTTCCAGTTACTCCAAAAGCTGAAGAGGTAATGGATATTGAAGGTCATGTAGACAGTCATGGAGAGCTACCCAAAGGAGATTTCTTGCCTGTTCATGGAGGGTATATAGTTGTAGATGGAACTGTTGTGCATGGTAAGAATAagatatatttgattaattatttagagTATTAAATAGGTTACTATGTTTCacttatattatgatgtactttacctaccagtgggaggctcctttgcacaggatgctcgctagattttgggtaccaaaacagcgcctatttctattTTCacaacattattgtgttttgtacTATGtatgtagctagtgaaattactaggcaaatgagacttaaatgtctcaaggtgacaagcgcaattgtagtgccactcagaatttttggaggtTTTCATGATTcctgagcactgcattgtaatgggagggcatatcaattaccatcagctgaatgtcctgctcgttttgtctctcattttcattaaaaaaatatttcgtgaTGCTGCACCAGTCACCAGGCAGTAGACTATACAGTATGGATTTTACATATATGAATGAAATGTAGGCTACCTACATATTTGTTTTCccatttgctgacgatacacaaaaaattaacaaaattggtGCACTACATTGGTCAAAAtgtagaatttttattttgagcaaataGGAATGTGCTGTAGAATTGGTACTTCAAAAGCCAAAATTGTGCATTGCTCCAGAGGTCAATGTACGATGTCAGTAGGTACAGAGAGTTTAGTTcttctaaatttatttaaatatttaatttgcttaaaaatttcatttattcaatttaaactttttaattaaataatcatttttatgttatttctaTGCACTAGTAttgcatatatttattatttatttcatagatatGCAATCCATACTGTATATTATGACACTACATGCACAAACACAgtatttttgctaattttggcGTGCACATGAATGAAATAGCTCAAGTATGAATCTAAACCCTCTTTTTCACCCTTTTACTGGATTGAAGTTGTGAAAGTGAgtctgagggtggtcgctccattcccaatctgtaatGACAACATCAGAAATTAGGctgtcattaaaataataattttagaaagTATCATGTTTACAGGGGAGGCCGTTGCCTTATTAGAAGCAATCCTGTTTACCCGCTCCTATAACCTGAATCAAACTGTTATTTTTACTGACTCCCTTAGTTGTTTATCATCCATCAAGGAAAACCCATTCCGGAGTAAGTCAAGACATCCAATTATTCTTCAGATTAGGGAGGCTCTATTTTCCTGTTGTCAAAATGGAATAGACTTAACATTTGTCTGGATTCCAGGTCATTCTGGCATTGCAGGCAATGAAACAGCAGACTCTTGTCCTAAATCTGCTATACAAATGGGTTcttatgaacattttaaaaatagttccCAAGATCTGAGTGCACTTTCTAAAACTTATCTCGACAAGTCCTGGAATACATACTGGAAtgaatcaaaatcggttaaagGTAAATTCTATGTCTTGGTCTAACCAGATATACCAAGGCGTCCATGGTTTTTTTCTCACATATATATGTAGACAGATGGGTAACCTCCACAATATGTCGCTTACGTCTTGGTCATTCCAGCACACCTCTCCACCTGCACAAGATCAGAGTTAGAGATCACTCCTTGTGTGAATGTGGCTTGAACGACGGTACTGTATCTCATATAGTATTTTCCTGTCCTAAACTTTTTCATCCCCTTTATGACGTTCTTTTTTTCCCCGTCCAGTAAACTTTGAATGTTTGTTAATGTCTGTGTTTAGtccatattgtaattttttatgtaaatatgtgaaatgtaataatattaagctgtaaatatgtaatgtagagtgtattttgtataatattgtgttgttcCAGGCTAGAAACTAACCATATAAAATATCACTATACTGTAAAAACGTGCCACTtaaaaattatccaaattaaaTTCATGCAAAATTTCCATTAGTAACGTGTCTCTTCAATTCCACTCGACATTGGCGAAATAATTCGCGCAAGACTGGTGCAGCCACACGCCATATctcaaaaatttaattgaagtaTCATTTTTGTGCATCAACAGTAACTCAAGTACATAAAAGTTTCACGTAATTAAGTGATTTACAtaacatcaatatttattttattccagGTCAAACAGAAATACCAGACTTGGATGAAATTGAAAGAGAGTTGAGAATGTTAGATGAGCAAATACTGAAGATGGCTGAATCCAACAACATCAATGGTGAGGCTGTGATTGCCTCCACTGAAAGTGTACCTTTGCCGGGTCAGTATTGTAATAAAGCCTTATATTCCGATCTCCCTATATTTGTGTGTTATGGCACAGTCCTCCAACAACACATTTctctgttttatattttttaatttgttctccttatttgtttttttttcgggttcccTACTAAGAGTAACCAACTCAAGTACTAAggctatctgtctgtctgtagtTCTATCACATGCCATAAAGCAAAGTGGCCAAAAATAATTAAGGctgtgttaaaaataattaagacaTTGTTAGAAGCCTTGTAAAGTAATtctaagtattttaaaataattctttaattGAGTCAACTGACACAGATAATTAATGTTGTCGgacttctattctattctttcgaCTGTGGCTTTTACAAACAGGGCACCACAGTATAGCCAATGTTAGGTTGCATTAGGCCACCATATGCCTCATCTAATCCACAGTCACAAAGAGCATTTGGTCACTAATTCTAAGATAAGTCAAAAATAATGGAGAGCAagcattattaataaatgagcTTAAACAAACATCCTATTCTAAACTAAAAaaagcattataatattatataattagtgCCTATTTGGCAATATAATAACCCTATCTCTATTATCActtaagaaaattattaacttatattaaaatGGAGCTTTGAGATATCATTGAATTAGTTaaaacaatcacaaaatttttgtCCACAGAAACATCTGCAGTGACCTCGGAGAGCAGTCCAGATAAAGGCaagctgttcccaatattcagcaAGCCGAACCCTGGATTGACAACACCCACATCTAAAGGTAACTTACATCTACACTTGCGCGAAACTTAAGTCCTATCAAATCGCTTTAGTAAAgaacaatgtttttatttgctTATATTAACTGTAccatatggcaacggcatgAGATCACCGTTTAGTAATCTGTTATTTGTTTAGCACACATGACATTAATACATGTGTATTATTGAACTTATAGAGCTtgggtttaaaattaaaataagttgtGACCATGTGAAAATTACCAGGCCATGACAAAACAATGTCTGGGAAACACTGAACTAGGCCAATCCTAGCTCATTTCTTGTCTTTATTTTATGCCAGCTGTTTCTTTATCAGTCTTTGTGGAAGCATATACATtcctaaatatttaataatgtattatgAAATATCATTTGCAGATTCAGTAGATAAATGTAAGAAGAAAATTCTACTTAAAAGTGGCCATGACCAGTATCAGATTGATGCCGGACAGAAGAAATTCGGTGCTACTGAGTGTGGCGAGTGTGGTGTTATCTATCATGTGAGCAATAcactatattacaatattatgatatataatcTATTTATAGTCATCATATCAGGTGGAAAATGTCCACCGCTGGGCAAAGACCTCCCCTAAAGATCCCCATGACAATCGGTCTGGGGCTATATCATCCAACCTTATCAGCAATGACAAGATCATCCATCTATCTTGGCCTATATTGGTGACTTTGCTTTGGCTAAGGTTTTCCTAATTTCTggttcgatctcgcagggaaactccgagcatagcttTGCATGGACAggctctctgagcgaccataacataatatatttatttaccatagtgagtgacaataacatatttgttatgtttttaaagttattaccctcacttctgggattaatacacaaacaaaattgaacaaagcatacatgaGTTAGCttagttggcagagcactggcacggaacgccagaggtcgtgggttcgagtcacgcatcgttcatagatttttgttttcaaattttacttgaacataacatattacaacaacacttggtaaatgtcATGAACCTACAGCAAAAGAACTTGACATTCGAAGAAGTAACTGAAAAGAAACTCCCAGCTTATCTTAAATCCTGTTATTTCAATCGCTCAGGCTCACTGCAACTTCGTCACCTTTAAATGCAGCCTTTGAATTATTTCACAggtgtttatataaataattacgaagcacactaataattttaattattcttgAACTTGACATGAACtctcgttttatttttaactcgGTATATTCTTATGAAGAAAATGTTAAATTTCAGATCGGTGACCCGGAAGATGAACACGCACATTTCATCCATCATAACGCCACTGACGTTCTCAAATTTaccgtaagttttttttttatgtatttatattaacttGCGCTCTCGCAATTGGCTGTTACTGTATGGTAAAATTTTCTATGCGAAGTAACGTCCATTATTTCTGctatgttacttaaaaaatgcTCTCTatcgtatttttattattaacgcgagtgttacacattcgaataaaacactttttaaaatattaagacgagtgtaattgtaactgtgttttttcgTTCATtcgattttgtattttaattattattttagttaacgtGACGTTTGGTGACCTTTCCAGAACACGCCGGAACACagtttaaaaagtgttttattttaatcctCTTTATTTCAAAATCTTTAAGCAGTGTGCTATGTCCTTGTAAACCTGTTGTACAAAAACCGTGGGTATTACTCAGAAGTCCGCAAAGAAGTTTAGAGTCGCGAGGAGAAACGTGGAAAGAGCTTGAAATCTTGCgagaacaaaaatatatatataataacagaaagtatatgtttttaaacttttattattgtgtttattatgacgggtactcacgattcATGCCATGGGATCGAAATATCGACTTcaaattaataagatatatatcgtgagtactcatcataataattacagGGCTATTGTATATGTCATGGCAGTTATATTGAAGAGAAAGTGAATGTATAAGAGAATGAATAAGAGATGCACGTGAAGAGTACTTGAATGGAGACTAGAGTGAACAGTAAAGGGCCCAATTGGTCCTTTTATCAGGGGCATCCATAAATTATATCTCACGTTAAGGGGGTGGGAGGGGGGCGACGAAATGTGGCAATGTGTGAAAAGGGGTGGGAAGGGGTCCCaaattttgtgacgtcacgtTTTTCAAAACATATTGGTTTATATCtaagtattaaaatacttattttaggatgatttattgaattagacgttattttacggaaatccatatttaatcaaatgttgtgagccttcttgagtgtaaattccgccaagattcgtcttcaatcaattcgacacgtgtttagcacctacacgaggcatcctcaggagatgttgattcgtcaaattctggcacgagtctcAACTCGAGAGTCTCACAACATTTGAAcacttatctatctatatatatatataaaaatgaattgctgttcgttagtctcgctaaaactcgagaacggctggaccgatttggctaattttggtcttgaattattcgttgaagtccagggaaggtttaaaaggtgaataaataagaaaatgatgccaaattaaataaaaacaacaaatttgtttttcctttgatgtgtccatacataatttctatgagagaatttattgacgcacggtttgactgttctgctgtgaaacaatttcattacgacagcagggtgcatattttacgaagtaatttttgatgttatgatatattattgacaaattcatataaaacattagtttatttattatatacagaacaacgtctgtcgggtcagctagtttgaaaTAAATACCTATTAAACTTGCTAatgcaatataatttaaatttttttatgtagttAATTTTCATGTTGATGTTTttgaaacataatttaaatagaaataaaaataatttcggaATACtgctgtttaaaaataattttctaaatgTTAAATTGGGAAATATGTGATATCACTAGGTAGGGGTGGGTCTCACAGGTGGTCACAATTGTGACCACACGTGAGACACGAGGACGGGAGAGGGGTCATAAAATacgtgttatttaatttatggatGGCCCCTCACTGGGTAGAGACATTCACTGGCATAAGATCGCCGGCTGTGGTTAGAATAGGGAGAAGGCCTACACCAATATTAGATCACTAAATGACTCATGTTAATAACTATAATGTGAATGTTATGTACCTATGTGCCTCCATAATATGTGAATTTGCTTGAAACTGTCATGTCCACAattttaacaccaggaacaaacataaacttataatgccacACTACTCAGCTGAgtcaagtaagtaagtatttatgGGCAATGtacaaaacataatatgtattgggaaattcaaaagaacgaacgtttttgtggtaaagataccacagattgggaacttcccagccctcaggctattaaataataagttttattgtacaatattacattgtaaccatatttgtgaaaaaaaaaaagagttccACCGAGTTTCTTGTCAGGTCTTCGGCATACTTTCTCAAATGCGTGGTAGTTTttggctttcaataagtgatagcatatccttttttgaataaaaatatttgtctttgGCTAAGTGGGTGTGATTGTATGTATTCGTTTCAGGGTCTGAAGGATGAGTACATTGTGGATAAGTCTGGTACAGCTCGTTGCATCCGTGTGCGAGGGGGTGAAAATGGCTGGAGACGAGTGGAGACGCTGTTAGACAGAGTGTTGCATCCACAACTCGGCTATCCTGGACCCCTGCCCAACCAACCACATACCTACACAGTAAGTCAGGGGAGACCATAGACCAGTGGGGGGCTACCAGAGGAAGAGAGTAACACAACGGCGtctatgtctgccgtgaagcagtaatctgtaagcattattatgtttcggtctgaagagctacctagtgaaattactgggcaaatgagagtttaTAACGGAATaatatatctcaaggtgacgagcggaattctTGGGTTTTACAAGTATCCTGAGCAGTGCGTTGTaatagacagggcgtatcaattaccatcagctgaacaccctgctcgtctcatcccttattgtcataaaaaagagaGTTAACAAGGTGTCATCATTACTCAGTTTCTTGTTCAGCTATAGCATTGTTAAGACAATAAGTACTATAAGTAGTACGGAATCCCTAAAAGTCTGACAACCTAATTATTGTGATCTCTTTATTTCCTGACCGATCCCGTAAAAGATCTAAagctacattatttatttattttatttcaggcatacTTATACATTGAGAAGAAAGAAATAATAGGGTGTCTGATCATGGAACCCAAAACTAAAGCTAACAAGTTACTGCCTGGGTCTCCCGATTGCTGCAGTGTCGAGACCTATCCTGTTAAGTAAGTTAGATACAGCAATTTCTTCCagaaaactcaaaataataatacaaaagcTTAATAAGATTGCTTCAATGAAATcaaaatgaatgaatttattttggaagaaaatgtttcacacaaaatatgttaatgaaaataaatatgagcttaatcttaaatacaaaaaaaaaagaaaaaataaggaAATCTAAATGATGTGTGTGGcactggtcttccaaaactggagtctaCTTATTAGTTACAGTCGGGTCAATACTTTTATGAGCACAACAttgattttcagtgaccccattgtgtgacGTTTGAAGCTGaagagacatttttaaaagtaaaaatataaataattgttgcacttaaattaatagttaagattgtattaaaaatatattgttcagCAAGGGGTGGTTATATTAGTGAATCGTAAcaaggtttattaatttattggcACGAGGTGAAGTCGAGGGTCTCAATATATCTGAGTAGTGGAACACTTTTCCTCAACTGATTTAGTATTTATACTACACTGGATTATCATTGGatgataataaaatcaaattaattttagcaaacaaattgtaaatattgaaTATGACGCTAGTATAAGCTAGTGCACTCCGGTAATGTTGATGGACTTTCTAGCTTGTTTACAAATTGAAACTAGCAGTGTCGTTCTCAGTGTAAATATTCaatagaaaaacaaataaaaacgcAATTTTTATGCCCCTTGAGCTACAATGGGAGTGGTTTTTCGTACAACTTTTCTGCTTGGATATTTGTCCGTAATGAGGCACTTTAGCCCCAGTTGTCGTACAATAAGAATGCATTTTTCGCCTTATATTGATATTTGGCATTCTACAAGTGCGCGTTTTACCAGGAACTTCATGCCTCTCAGTCACTTTTTGGCGTCTACACATTATTCCTTGACGCTAGAAAGGTTTCTCCACCTAACCAGTAAATAAGGCTGCCACCTCATTATAGTTATACACCAAGAAAATAAGAAGCCTTTTGAGTtccttgcgtccgttcttctcaagcTTATTAGGCCTTGTTACGAAAATTtttgaactatgcgggactcgatccaGCTACGTCTCctgttccgtccgagcgctctttccaactgagccaaccgttcaagtactcatgggtcgtaaatttttgtatatatcttgttcaactctcaggttgttgtaatttaatttgtataattagtcCCTTAAGTGaagaatatcactttaaaataataaattgctcatAAGCcttgttaaatatttaattaatattagacTTTGATTTAATGACATTATGTTTTCCGCGATACAGGCATGCCTAGTGCGGAAAGCGctgctaattttgtatttttatgtatccaTTTGTGtctgtaaatatattttgtttctttctttCAGATGCGGAGTCAGTCGCATATGGACGCACCCCTCGTACCGCGGGCGCGGCGTCGCCTCTCGCATGTTGGACTGCGCACGCGCATCGTTCCTGTACGGCGCGGCCGTGAGCCGCCAACACGTGGCCATGTCCGCGCCCACTCCGGCAGGTAAAGCACTAGCCACCAAATATTTCGGCACCGAGaacttttatgtatatttagatTGAACATTAGTG from Leptidea sinapis chromosome 22, ilLepSina1.1, whole genome shotgun sequence encodes the following:
- the LOC126970969 gene encoding N-acetyltransferase ESCO2 is translated as MAAITPRRSTRIPHIHTPKMSEIKKGLFVREEALTMHRKLPVVDSESDNDDCDLGIICALDTSSCDENDLTNTPERNAKHVIKGNTMKIKETKDLKNFMKSPFTLKKYQNRYCPEPRCSSSTPATPHFQHHPGTPSSTHSCASAHTTSSTPSRARKSLASLIAETESCSSSLKDLNFDTDSSSDSKENTPTKSLRCSTRRQNGAHKYQSFKGILSENNTSPMKTAVVCLTKIDFSNLMSPTHMLKTPHSTTVVKASPPKIGQSRRSAIEITESPESICDSEKSHKRLHYDDKNESGPISKYPRLDPTTAPKARLSLFNSERLKEILSAKSFYGKSNPELNTNITNKFSHAIQASNVHKNRVSHSHRRKRRPGQINMGVRHKIKKPKINRSKTVGVKRSLNNSLNQSQTSFSTQADKNDSLISQNTSQEMEQDKTDPFGKEKLTVEALLLQWTEDEEPEIEVQKRPDVPCFDKAVIDETSSIFQPITAVPVQSSLPLESDTVIVEIGTAKSPNLTEVTQSNSNDGETPQVPVTPKAEEVMDIEGHVDSHGELPKGDFLPVHGGYIVVDGTVVHGQTEIPDLDEIERELRMLDEQILKMAESNNINGEAVIASTESVPLPETSAVTSESSPDKGKLFPIFSKPNPGLTTPTSKDSVDKCKKKILLKSGHDQYQIDAGQKKFGATECGECGVIYHIGDPEDEHAHFIHHNATDVLKFTGLKDEYIVDKSGTARCIRVRGGENGWRRVETLLDRVLHPQLGYPGPLPNQPHTYTAYLYIEKKEIIGCLIMEPKTKANKLLPGSPDCCSVETYPVKCGVSRIWTHPSYRGRGVASRMLDCARASFLYGAAVSRQHVAMSAPTPAGKALATKYFGTENFYVYLD